From one Bradyrhizobium sp. Ash2021 genomic stretch:
- a CDS encoding SDR family oxidoreductase: MTDRVAVITGGSRGIGRATAIGAAARGFRIVVGYASNHAAAQEVVSVIEAKNGKAIAVKCDVGSEHDILALFKAADEFGTLGALVNNAGIVGPSARVEDMSAERIQRMMAVNVTGSILCAREAVKRMSTRNGGKGGVIVNLSSVAAKLGAPNTYVDYAASKGAVDSFTIGLGHEVAGEGIRVAAIRPGLIDTEIHASGGEPDRAHRLAHMVPMQRVGSAEEIANAIVWLMSDDASYVTSAILDVSGGR; encoded by the coding sequence TTGACTGATCGAGTTGCTGTCATCACCGGCGGAAGTCGCGGCATTGGCCGCGCCACCGCCATTGGCGCTGCGGCGCGCGGCTTTCGCATTGTGGTCGGTTACGCCAGCAATCACGCAGCGGCGCAGGAAGTCGTATCCGTCATCGAAGCCAAGAACGGCAAGGCCATCGCGGTGAAATGCGATGTCGGCAGCGAGCATGACATTCTCGCGCTGTTCAAGGCTGCCGACGAATTCGGAACGCTGGGCGCACTGGTCAACAATGCCGGTATTGTCGGGCCGTCGGCGCGGGTCGAGGACATGTCGGCCGAGCGCATCCAGCGCATGATGGCGGTCAACGTGACCGGCAGCATTCTATGCGCGCGTGAAGCCGTGAAACGAATGTCGACGCGGAACGGCGGCAAAGGCGGCGTGATCGTCAATCTGTCCTCGGTCGCGGCGAAACTTGGCGCGCCCAATACCTATGTCGATTACGCGGCGTCCAAGGGCGCGGTGGATTCCTTCACCATCGGACTGGGCCATGAAGTTGCCGGCGAAGGCATTCGAGTCGCGGCGATCCGCCCGGGATTGATCGACACCGAAATTCACGCCAGCGGCGGCGAGCCCGACCGCGCGCATCGGCTTGCGCATATGGTGCCGATGCAACGTGTCGGCAGCGCGGAGGAAATCGCCAACGCCATCGTCTGGCTGATGTCGGACGATGCGTCCTACGTCACCAGCGCCATCCTCGATGTGTCGGGTGGTCGGTAA
- the lpdA gene encoding dihydrolipoyl dehydrogenase codes for MATYDLVIIGTGPGGYVCAVRAAQLGMKVAVVEKSATLGGTCLNVGCMPSKALLHASEMFEEAEHSFAKMGVSVSTPKLDLPAMMNFKQQGIDGNVKGVDFLMKKNKIDVLKGIGKILGAGKVGVSGDGKTEIVETRNIVIATGSDIARLKGIEIDEKRIVSSTGALSLDKVPEKLLIIGAGVIGLELGSVWQRLGAQVMVVEFLDRILPGMDGEVAKQFQRTLEKQGFAFKLGAKVTGVDTSGKTLIAKVEPAAGGAAETLEADVVLVCIGRVPYTEGLGLKEAGIALDDRGRVQIDQHFSTSVKGVYAIGDVVAGPMLAHKAEDEGVACAEIIAGQAGHVNYDVIPGVVYTTPEISSVGKTEEELKQAGVAYTSGKFPFTANGRSKVNQTTDGFVKVLADAKTDRVLGVHIIGREAGEMIHEAAVLMEFGGSAEDLARTCHAHPTRSEAIKEAALAVGKRAIHM; via the coding sequence ATGGCCACCTACGATCTCGTCATCATCGGCACCGGTCCCGGCGGATATGTCTGCGCGGTGCGCGCCGCGCAACTCGGCATGAAGGTCGCCGTGGTCGAAAAGAGCGCGACGCTCGGCGGCACCTGCCTCAACGTCGGATGCATGCCGTCGAAAGCATTGCTGCATGCCTCCGAGATGTTCGAGGAAGCCGAGCACTCCTTCGCCAAGATGGGCGTCAGCGTCTCCACGCCAAAGCTCGATTTGCCCGCGATGATGAATTTCAAGCAGCAGGGCATCGACGGCAACGTCAAGGGCGTCGACTTCCTAATGAAGAAGAACAAGATCGATGTCCTGAAGGGTATCGGCAAGATCCTCGGCGCCGGCAAGGTCGGGGTCTCCGGCGACGGCAAGACCGAGATTGTCGAGACCCGGAACATCGTCATCGCCACCGGCTCCGATATCGCGCGGCTGAAAGGCATCGAGATCGACGAGAAGCGCATCGTGTCGTCGACCGGCGCGCTGTCGCTCGACAAGGTGCCGGAAAAACTGTTGATCATCGGCGCCGGCGTGATCGGCCTCGAACTCGGCTCGGTATGGCAGCGGCTCGGCGCGCAGGTCATGGTGGTTGAATTCCTCGATCGCATCTTGCCCGGCATGGACGGCGAAGTTGCAAAGCAATTCCAGCGCACCCTCGAAAAGCAGGGCTTTGCGTTCAAGCTCGGCGCCAAGGTCACCGGCGTCGATACGTCGGGCAAGACGCTCATTGCAAAGGTCGAGCCCGCCGCGGGCGGGGCTGCGGAAACGCTGGAAGCCGACGTGGTGCTGGTCTGTATCGGCCGCGTGCCCTACACCGAAGGCCTCGGCCTGAAGGAGGCCGGCATAGCCCTCGACGATCGCGGCCGCGTGCAGATCGACCAGCATTTTTCGACCAGCGTGAAGGGCGTCTATGCGATCGGCGACGTGGTTGCGGGTCCGATGCTGGCGCACAAAGCGGAAGATGAAGGCGTCGCCTGCGCGGAAATCATCGCCGGGCAAGCCGGGCATGTGAACTACGACGTTATCCCTGGCGTCGTGTATACCACGCCGGAAATTTCGTCGGTCGGCAAGACCGAGGAAGAATTGAAGCAGGCCGGCGTGGCTTACACGTCAGGTAAATTTCCCTTCACCGCCAACGGCCGCTCCAAGGTCAACCAGACCACTGACGGATTCGTGAAGGTTCTCGCAGATGCGAAGACCGATCGGGTGCTGGGCGTGCACATTATCGGCCGCGAAGCCGGCGAAATGATCCATGAGGCCGCCGTTCTGATGGAGTTTGGCGGTTCGGCGGAGGATCTGGCGCGAACGTGTCATGCCCATCCGACACGATCGGAAGCCATCAAGGAAGCCGCGCTTGCGGTTGGCAAGCGGGCGATCCATATGTGA
- a CDS encoding DUF4337 domain-containing protein, translating to MSAHESMEQADHAKEAAGENRKIALLIAVIALCLALSETLGKGAQTESISKNVEASNLWAFFQAKSIRRTTVQTAAEQAKLSLGAGDDATKAAVQKQIDDWQKTAARYRSEPETGEGSEQLSERAKHAEEERNLAEAKYHHFELASAAFQIGIVLASATIITGIIALAWISGLLTLAGIAVTALGIFMPHLLHLP from the coding sequence ATGAGCGCACATGAGAGCATGGAGCAAGCGGACCACGCCAAGGAAGCCGCCGGCGAGAACAGGAAGATCGCGCTATTGATCGCCGTGATCGCGTTGTGTCTTGCGCTATCGGAAACGCTGGGCAAGGGCGCGCAAACCGAATCCATCAGCAAGAACGTCGAGGCGTCGAACCTGTGGGCGTTTTTCCAGGCCAAGAGCATTCGCCGCACCACGGTCCAGACCGCGGCAGAACAGGCCAAACTGAGCCTCGGTGCCGGCGACGACGCCACCAAGGCGGCGGTGCAAAAGCAGATCGACGACTGGCAGAAGACCGCGGCGCGTTACCGCTCCGAACCGGAAACCGGCGAAGGCTCGGAGCAATTGTCCGAGCGGGCCAAGCACGCCGAGGAGGAGCGTAACCTCGCGGAGGCCAAGTACCATCACTTCGAACTGGCCTCGGCGGCCTTTCAGATCGGAATCGTGCTGGCCTCGGCAACCATTATCACCGGGATTATTGCGCTGGCCTGGATCTCCGGCCTGCTGACGCTGGCGGGCATCGCCGTTACCGCGCTCGGCATCTTCATGCCGCACCTGCTGCATCTGCCTTGA
- a CDS encoding tyrosine recombinase XerC yields MTKPATSLQPIELDCADETVTLEMTRWLSHLRAERRLSPKTSEAYARDVRQCLTFLAEHWGRRVTLKAFAALEASDIRAFMAMRRADEIGGRSLMRALAGLRSFGRFLEREGKGKVGALSAIRAPKVAKSLPKPIQMAAAKRLTDADERAGEDRDPWIWARDAAVMALLYGSGLRISEALGLKRRDVPLPGEGDVLIVTGKGNKTRMVPVLQNVLQLIQDYTATCPHQLAPAGPIFVGARGGPLSPRIIQLTMERLRGALGLPDSATPHALRHSFATHLLSRGGDLRAIQELLGHASLSTTQIYTGIDSERLLEVYRTAHPRG; encoded by the coding sequence ATGACCAAACCGGCCACGTCACTTCAACCGATCGAACTCGATTGCGCCGACGAAACCGTCACGCTGGAGATGACGCGCTGGCTGTCGCATCTGCGCGCCGAGCGGCGGCTGTCACCCAAGACATCTGAGGCGTATGCCCGCGACGTCCGCCAATGTCTCACCTTTCTGGCCGAACACTGGGGCAGGCGGGTGACGCTCAAGGCTTTCGCCGCGCTGGAAGCCAGCGACATCAGGGCGTTCATGGCGATGCGCCGCGCCGATGAGATCGGCGGGCGCTCGCTGATGCGGGCGCTGGCGGGCTTGCGTTCGTTCGGCCGCTTCCTCGAGCGGGAAGGCAAAGGCAAGGTCGGCGCGCTCTCTGCCATCCGCGCGCCCAAAGTTGCAAAAAGCCTGCCGAAGCCGATCCAGATGGCTGCGGCGAAGCGTTTGACGGACGCCGACGAGCGCGCCGGCGAGGATCGCGATCCCTGGATCTGGGCGCGCGACGCCGCCGTGATGGCGCTGCTCTACGGCTCGGGCCTGCGTATCTCCGAGGCGCTGGGCCTGAAGCGCCGCGACGTGCCGTTGCCCGGCGAAGGCGACGTCCTGATCGTGACCGGCAAGGGCAACAAGACCCGCATGGTGCCGGTGCTGCAAAATGTGCTGCAATTGATCCAGGATTATACCGCGACCTGCCCGCATCAGCTCGCCCCGGCGGGGCCGATCTTCGTCGGCGCCCGCGGCGGCCCGCTCAGCCCGCGAATCATTCAGCTCACCATGGAGCGATTGCGCGGCGCGCTCGGCCTGCCCGACAGTGCAACGCCGCATGCGCTGCGGCATTCGTTCGCCACCCACCTGTTGAGCCGCGGCGGCGATCTGCGCGCGATCCAGGAACTGCTCGGCCACGCCTCGCTCTCGACCACGCAGATTTATACCGGCATCGACAGCGAACGGCTGCTGGAAGTCTATAGAACGGCGCATCCGCGCGGCTGA
- a CDS encoding primosomal protein N', translated as MDHATRPDTSTASATRVVDVLVPVALNHAYSYRVPRGMELKPGDVVCVPLGPREVVAVVWAENAKPDPRLHNRLKDVGEKLDVPPLKEELRSLVDWVANYTLSARGMVLRMCLRMGENLGPERMRIGVRLTGEPPRRMTPARRRLIVILSDGLLHGKSEAAREAGVSAGVIDGLVDEGTLTIETMPPPLAPPPPDPQFAQPDFSRQQRAAVDALRALAANGSFHVALLDGVTGSGKTEVYFEAIAEIIRRGKQTLILMPEIALTGQFLDRFAQRFGVRPLEWHSELTPRTRARNWAAISAGEAPVVVGARSALFLPYADLGLIIVDEEHDQAYKQDDGAHYHARDMAVVRAHIAKIPIILASATPSIETEVNARKGRYQRVALPSRFGGQHMPQIEAIDLRREPPPRGRFISPRLAEYIGIAIERREQALLFLNRRGYAPLTLCRACGHRFACTICDAWLVDHRFRQRLVCHHCGFSMPRPHVCPHCAAEQSLVAVGPGVERLQEEAAALFPQARTMVLSSDLITSIETMRSELNEIAEGRVDIIIGTQLVAKGHNFPRLNLVGVVDADLGLGNGDPRAAERTFQLLNQVIGRAGRDQGRGVGYMQTHQPEHPVMKALVAGDREAFYASEIGSRERTGYPPFGRLASLIISAGDRPTAEGFARRLAAVAPIDERIQVLGPAEAPLAVIKGRYRFRLLVKSLRNVDLSDYLREWLAAGPKTKGNLKLEVDVDPQSFL; from the coding sequence ATGGACCACGCCACGCGCCCCGACACTTCCACCGCTTCCGCGACCCGGGTCGTCGATGTGCTGGTGCCGGTTGCGCTCAACCATGCCTATTCCTATCGCGTGCCGCGCGGCATGGAGCTGAAGCCGGGAGACGTGGTCTGCGTGCCGCTCGGCCCCCGCGAAGTGGTCGCGGTGGTGTGGGCGGAAAATGCAAAGCCCGACCCGCGCTTGCACAACCGCCTCAAGGATGTCGGCGAAAAGCTCGACGTGCCGCCGCTGAAGGAGGAACTGCGCAGTCTCGTCGACTGGGTCGCCAATTACACGCTATCGGCGCGCGGCATGGTGCTGCGGATGTGCCTGCGGATGGGCGAGAATCTCGGGCCCGAGCGGATGCGCATCGGCGTGCGGCTGACAGGCGAGCCGCCGCGGCGGATGACCCCCGCGCGGCGTCGCCTGATCGTAATCCTGTCGGACGGATTGCTGCACGGCAAATCGGAGGCGGCGCGGGAAGCCGGCGTCAGCGCCGGGGTGATCGACGGCCTGGTCGACGAGGGCACGCTGACGATTGAGACGATGCCGCCGCCGCTGGCGCCGCCACCGCCCGATCCTCAGTTTGCGCAGCCTGATTTCTCGCGCCAGCAGCGCGCGGCCGTCGATGCCTTGCGGGCGCTGGCGGCGAACGGCAGCTTTCACGTCGCGTTGCTCGACGGCGTCACCGGTTCGGGCAAGACCGAAGTCTATTTCGAGGCGATCGCCGAAATCATCCGGCGCGGCAAGCAGACGCTGATCCTGATGCCGGAGATCGCGCTGACCGGACAATTCCTCGATCGCTTCGCGCAGCGTTTCGGCGTGCGTCCGCTGGAGTGGCATTCCGAACTGACCCCGCGCACCCGCGCGCGCAACTGGGCCGCGATATCGGCCGGCGAGGCGCCGGTCGTGGTCGGCGCGCGCTCAGCCTTGTTCTTGCCCTATGCCGATTTGGGTCTGATCATCGTCGATGAGGAGCACGACCAGGCCTACAAGCAGGATGACGGCGCGCATTATCATGCCCGCGACATGGCAGTGGTGCGCGCCCATATCGCCAAAATCCCGATCATCCTGGCGTCCGCGACGCCGTCGATCGAGACCGAGGTCAATGCGCGCAAGGGGCGCTACCAGCGCGTCGCATTGCCGTCGCGCTTTGGCGGCCAGCACATGCCGCAGATCGAGGCGATCGATCTGCGCCGCGAACCGCCGCCGCGCGGTCGCTTCATTTCGCCGCGGCTCGCCGAATATATCGGAATCGCGATCGAGCGGCGCGAGCAAGCGCTGCTGTTCCTCAATCGCCGTGGCTACGCGCCGCTCACGCTGTGCCGGGCCTGCGGGCATCGCTTCGCCTGCACGATCTGCGACGCCTGGCTGGTGGACCACAGATTTCGCCAGCGCCTGGTCTGTCACCATTGCGGCTTCTCGATGCCGCGCCCGCATGTTTGCCCGCATTGTGCGGCGGAACAATCACTGGTCGCGGTCGGTCCCGGCGTCGAGCGCCTGCAGGAGGAAGCGGCCGCGTTGTTCCCGCAAGCGCGGACCATGGTGCTGTCGAGCGATCTGATCACCTCGATCGAGACCATGCGCAGCGAACTGAACGAGATCGCGGAAGGCCGCGTCGACATCATCATCGGCACGCAACTGGTGGCAAAGGGGCATAATTTCCCGCGGCTCAATCTGGTCGGCGTGGTCGATGCCGATCTCGGCCTCGGCAATGGCGATCCGCGCGCCGCCGAGCGCACGTTTCAGCTGCTGAACCAGGTGATCGGGCGCGCCGGGCGCGATCAGGGCCGCGGCGTCGGCTACATGCAGACCCATCAGCCCGAACATCCCGTGATGAAGGCGCTGGTCGCTGGTGATCGCGAGGCGTTTTACGCCAGCGAGATCGGGTCGCGCGAGCGCACCGGCTATCCGCCGTTCGGCCGGCTCGCCAGCCTGATTATTTCCGCGGGCGATCGGCCGACCGCCGAGGGTTTTGCGCGCCGCCTTGCCGCGGTGGCGCCGATCGATGAACGGATCCAGGTGCTGGGCCCCGCGGAAGCGCCGCTCGCGGTCATCAAGGGCCGCTATCGCTTTCGGCTCTTGGTGAAGTCGCTGCGCAATGTCGACCTCTCGGACTATTTGCGCGAATGGCTCGCGGCCGGGCCGAAGACCAAAGGCAATCTCAAGCTCGAAGTCGACGTCGATCCGCAGAGCTTTTTGTAA
- a CDS encoding septal ring lytic transglycosylase RlpA family protein → MLNTNNVALGNVTRSRTALAFVAATLLVGGSVTEASAKSRHHYRHHHHQAASEGSSWRDANASIASSSGGHSFSGMASFYGNESGSHTASGQRFNQNAMTAAHRSLPFGTKLRVTHGGQSVVVTINDRGPFVRGRVLDLSTGAARAIGLTAAGVGRITAEIVS, encoded by the coding sequence ATGCTGAATACCAATAATGTCGCGCTGGGAAATGTAACCCGGTCGCGCACGGCGCTCGCCTTTGTCGCCGCAACTCTCCTGGTCGGTGGCAGCGTCACCGAAGCTTCCGCCAAATCCAGGCACCATTATCGCCACCATCACCACCAGGCCGCATCCGAGGGTTCTTCCTGGCGCGACGCCAATGCCTCGATCGCCTCGTCTTCCGGCGGGCACAGCTTCTCGGGCATGGCCTCCTTTTACGGCAATGAATCAGGCAGCCACACCGCCTCAGGTCAGCGCTTCAACCAGAACGCCATGACCGCGGCCCACCGCTCGCTGCCCTTCGGCACCAAGCTCCGCGTGACCCATGGCGGCCAGAGCGTCGTCGTCACCATCAACGACCGTGGCCCGTTCGTCCGTGGCCGCGTCCTTGATCTGTCCACGGGCGCCGCCCGTGCCATCGGCCTGACCGCCGCCGGCGTCGGCCGCATCACCGCCGAGATCGTCTCGTAA
- a CDS encoding F0F1 ATP synthase subunit delta: MAAEDPSVSGVSGRYATALFELARDEKSVDAVRADLDRFEAMLADSADLKRLVRSPVFSADSQSKAIAAVLEKAEITGTSAKFLKVLTANRRLFAVTDVIRAFRALVAKFKGEATADVTVAEALSDKNLDALKTALKTVTGKDVALNVKIDPSIIGGLVVKLGSRMVDSSLRTKLNSIKHAMKEAG, encoded by the coding sequence GTGGCTGCTGAAGATCCGTCGGTTTCGGGAGTGTCAGGTCGTTATGCAACGGCCTTGTTCGAGTTGGCGCGCGACGAGAAATCCGTCGACGCAGTAAGGGCCGATCTCGATCGATTCGAGGCCATGCTGGCCGACAGCGCCGATTTGAAGCGGCTGGTTCGCAGCCCGGTTTTCTCGGCGGATTCGCAGTCGAAGGCGATCGCCGCCGTGCTCGAGAAGGCCGAAATTACCGGCACTTCTGCAAAATTCCTGAAGGTTCTCACCGCCAATCGGCGCCTGTTCGCCGTCACCGACGTGATCCGCGCCTTCCGCGCGCTGGTGGCGAAGTTCAAGGGCGAGGCGACCGCCGACGTGACCGTCGCCGAAGCGCTCAGCGACAAGAATCTCGACGCCCTCAAGACCGCACTGAAAACGGTGACGGGCAAGGACGTCGCGCTCAACGTGAAAATCGATCCCTCCATTATCGGCGGCCTTGTGGTCAAGCTCGGCAGCCGCATGGTGGATAGTTCGCTTCGCACCAAACTCAATTCGATCAAGCACGCGATGAAAGAGGCAGGCTGA
- the atpA gene encoding F0F1 ATP synthase subunit alpha codes for MDIRAAEISAILKDQIKNFGQEAEVTEVGQVLSVGDGIARVYGLDNVQAGEMVEFENGTRGMALNLETDNVGIVIFGADREIKEGQTVKRTRAIVDTPVGKGLLGRVVDALGNPIDGKGPIQADKRMRVDVKAPGIIPRKSVNEPMATGLKAIDALIPIGRGQRELIIGDRQTGKTAIALDTILNQKPLNAQPDENIKLYCVYVAIGQKRSTVAQFVKVLEEQGALEYSVIVAATASDPAPMQYIAPFTGCTMGEYFRDNGMHAVIIYDDLSKQAVAYRQMSLLLRRPPGREAYPGDVFYLHSRLLERAAKLNKDQGSGSLTALPVIETQANDVSAYIPTNVISITDGQIFLETDLFFQGIRPAVNVGLSVSRVGSSAQTKAMKKVAGKIKGELAQYREMAAFAQFGSDLDASTQRLLNRGSRLTELLKQPQFSPLKMEEQVCVIWAGTNGYLDALPLNKVRAFEDGLLSLLRGKHVEILNGIRDSRDLSDDLAGKLKSAVEGHAKAFA; via the coding sequence ATGGACATCCGCGCCGCGGAAATTTCCGCGATCCTCAAGGACCAGATCAAGAATTTCGGCCAGGAGGCTGAAGTTACCGAAGTCGGACAGGTGTTGTCCGTCGGCGACGGCATAGCCCGCGTCTACGGCCTCGACAACGTCCAGGCCGGTGAAATGGTCGAGTTCGAGAACGGCACCCGCGGCATGGCTCTGAACCTCGAAACCGACAACGTCGGTATCGTGATCTTCGGCGCCGACCGCGAGATCAAGGAAGGCCAGACCGTCAAGCGCACCCGCGCCATCGTCGATACGCCGGTCGGCAAGGGCCTGCTTGGCCGCGTCGTTGACGCGCTCGGCAATCCGATCGACGGCAAGGGTCCGATCCAGGCCGACAAGCGCATGCGCGTCGACGTCAAGGCGCCCGGCATCATTCCGCGCAAATCGGTCAACGAGCCGATGGCGACCGGCCTCAAGGCCATCGATGCGCTGATCCCGATCGGCCGAGGCCAGCGCGAGCTGATCATCGGCGATCGCCAGACCGGCAAGACCGCGATCGCGCTCGACACGATTCTGAACCAGAAGCCGCTCAACGCGCAGCCCGACGAGAACATCAAGCTGTATTGCGTCTATGTCGCGATCGGCCAGAAGCGCTCTACCGTTGCCCAGTTCGTCAAGGTGCTTGAAGAGCAGGGCGCGCTGGAATATTCGGTCATCGTCGCCGCGACCGCATCGGATCCGGCGCCGATGCAGTACATCGCGCCGTTCACCGGCTGCACCATGGGTGAGTATTTCCGCGACAACGGCATGCACGCCGTCATCATCTATGACGATCTGTCCAAGCAGGCCGTCGCCTATCGCCAGATGTCGCTGCTGCTGCGCCGTCCGCCGGGCCGCGAAGCCTATCCGGGCGACGTGTTCTACCTGCATTCACGCCTGCTCGAGCGCGCCGCGAAGCTCAACAAGGACCAGGGATCGGGATCGCTGACCGCGCTGCCGGTGATCGAAACCCAGGCCAACGACGTGTCGGCCTACATTCCGACCAACGTGATCTCGATTACCGACGGCCAGATCTTCCTGGAAACCGACCTGTTCTTCCAGGGCATCCGTCCCGCGGTGAACGTCGGTCTGTCGGTGTCGCGCGTCGGTTCCTCGGCGCAGACCAAGGCGATGAAGAAGGTCGCCGGCAAGATCAAGGGCGAGCTCGCGCAGTACCGCGAAATGGCGGCGTTCGCGCAGTTCGGAAGCGACCTCGACGCCTCGACGCAGCGCCTGCTCAATCGCGGCTCTCGTTTGACCGAACTCCTGAAGCAGCCGCAGTTCTCGCCGCTGAAGATGGAAGAGCAGGTCTGCGTGATCTGGGCCGGTACCAACGGCTATCTCGATGCGCTCCCGCTCAACAAGGTGCGCGCTTTCGAAGACGGCCTGCTGTCGCTGTTGCGCGGCAAGCACGTCGAGATTCTCAACGGCATTCGTGACAGTCGCGATCTCTCCGACGATCTCGCCGGCAAGCTGAAAAGCGCTGTTGAAGGTCACGCCAAGGCGTTTGCGTAA
- a CDS encoding F0F1 ATP synthase subunit gamma, with protein MASLKDMRVRIASTKATQKITKAMQMVAASKLRRAQTAAEAARPYAEKMDSVISNIATAAAGSPGAPALLAGTGKDQVHLLLVCTGERGLSGAFNSSIVRLARERALSLINQGKEVKFFCVGRKGYEQLRRTFEKQIIEHVDLRSVRQLGFVNAEDIAKKVIARFEAGEFDVCTLFYSRFKSVISQVPTAQQIIPLVVEAPAANAGPATSYEYEPEEDEILTRLLPRNLAVQVFRGLLENNASFYGAQMSAMDNATRNAGDMIRKQTLIYNRTRQAMITKELIEIISGAEAM; from the coding sequence ATGGCTTCACTGAAAGACATGCGGGTCCGCATCGCCTCCACCAAGGCGACGCAAAAGATCACCAAGGCCATGCAAATGGTTGCGGCGTCCAAGCTGCGTCGCGCGCAGACCGCCGCCGAAGCCGCGCGGCCCTATGCCGAAAAAATGGATTCGGTGATTTCCAACATCGCGACCGCTGCCGCGGGATCGCCCGGCGCACCGGCGCTGCTGGCCGGCACCGGCAAGGATCAGGTGCATCTGCTGCTGGTCTGCACCGGCGAGCGCGGCCTGTCGGGTGCTTTCAACTCGTCGATCGTGCGTCTCGCCCGCGAGCGCGCGCTGTCGCTGATCAACCAGGGCAAAGAGGTCAAGTTCTTCTGCGTCGGCCGCAAGGGCTACGAGCAGCTCCGCCGCACCTTTGAGAAGCAGATCATCGAACACGTCGACCTGCGCTCGGTTCGCCAGCTCGGCTTCGTCAATGCCGAAGATATCGCCAAGAAGGTTATCGCCCGTTTCGAGGCCGGTGAATTCGACGTCTGCACGCTGTTCTATTCGCGCTTCAAGTCTGTCATTTCGCAGGTGCCGACCGCCCAGCAGATCATTCCGCTGGTCGTGGAAGCACCCGCCGCCAATGCCGGTCCCGCGACTTCGTACGAATACGAGCCCGAGGAAGACGAGATTCTGACGCGCCTGTTGCCGCGCAATCTCGCGGTGCAGGTGTTCCGTGGGCTGCTGGAAAACAACGCCTCGTTCTACGGCGCGCAGATGAGCGCGATGGACAACGCCACCCGCAACGCCGGCGACATGATCCGCAAGCAGACCCTGATTTACAACCGAACCCGTCAGGCCATGATCACCAAGGAGCTGATTGAAATCATCTCCGGCGCCGAGGCGATGTAA
- the atpD gene encoding F0F1 ATP synthase subunit beta, translated as MATPANQTGRITQVIGAVVDVQFEGHLPAILNAIETRNGGNRLVLEVAQHLGESTVRTIAMDTTEGLVRGQEVTDTGNPIMVPVGAGTLGRIINVIGEPIDEAGPVVSEGLRAIHQEAPTYTDQSTEAEILVTGIKVVDLLAPYAKGGKIGLFGGAGVGKTVLIQELINNVAKAHGGYSVFAGVGERTREGNDLYHEFIESKVNADPHHPDPNVKSKCALVFGQMNEPPGARARVGLTGLTVAEHFRDQGQDVLFFVDNIFRFTQAGSEVSALLGRIPSAVGYQPTLATDMGALQERITTTHKGSITSVQAIYVPADDLTDPAPATSFAHLDATTVLNRAISEKGIYPAVDPLDSTSRMLSPLVVGEDHYNTARMVQQVLQKYKSLQDIIAILGMDELSEEDKIAVARARKIERFLSQPFHVAEVFTGSPGKFVDLADTIKGFRAICEGKYDHLPEAAFYMVGTIEEAVEKGKKLAAEAA; from the coding sequence ATGGCCACACCCGCCAACCAGACCGGACGCATCACGCAGGTCATCGGCGCCGTCGTCGACGTGCAATTCGAGGGACATCTGCCCGCCATTCTGAACGCGATCGAGACCAGGAACGGCGGCAACCGTCTGGTGCTCGAAGTGGCGCAGCATCTCGGCGAATCCACGGTGCGCACCATCGCGATGGACACCACCGAGGGTCTGGTCCGCGGCCAGGAAGTCACCGACACCGGCAACCCGATCATGGTGCCGGTCGGCGCCGGCACGCTTGGCCGCATCATCAACGTCATCGGCGAGCCCATCGATGAAGCCGGCCCGGTGGTTTCGGAAGGCCTGCGCGCGATCCATCAGGAAGCGCCGACCTATACCGACCAGTCCACCGAAGCCGAAATTCTCGTCACCGGCATCAAGGTCGTCGACCTGCTGGCGCCTTACGCCAAGGGCGGCAAGATCGGCCTGTTCGGCGGCGCCGGCGTCGGCAAGACCGTGCTGATTCAGGAACTGATCAATAACGTCGCCAAGGCCCATGGTGGCTACTCGGTGTTCGCCGGCGTCGGCGAGCGTACCCGCGAAGGCAACGACCTCTATCACGAGTTCATTGAATCGAAGGTCAACGCCGACCCGCATCATCCTGATCCGAACGTTAAGTCGAAATGCGCTCTCGTGTTCGGCCAGATGAACGAACCGCCCGGCGCCCGCGCCCGCGTCGGCCTCACCGGTTTGACTGTCGCCGAGCATTTCCGCGATCAGGGCCAGGACGTGCTGTTCTTCGTCGACAACATCTTCCGCTTCACGCAGGCAGGCTCCGAAGTGTCGGCGCTGCTCGGCCGTATTCCTTCGGCCGTGGGTTATCAGCCGACGCTCGCCACCGACATGGGCGCGCTGCAGGAACGCATCACCACGACGCACAAGGGCTCGATTACTTCGGTGCAGGCGATCTACGTGCCGGCCGACGACTTGACCGACCCGGCGCCGGCGACGTCGTTCGCGCATTTGGACGCCACCACGGTGTTGAACCGCGCGATCTCGGAAAAAGGCATCTATCCGGCGGTGGATCCGCTCGACTCGACTTCGCGCATGCTGTCGCCGCTGGTCGTCGGCGAAGATCACTACAACACGGCGCGCATGGTTCAGCAGGTGCTGCAGAAGTACAAGTCGCTGCAGGACATCATCGCCATTCTCGGCATGGACGAGTTGTCGGAAGAGGACAAGATCGCGGTGGCACGCGCGCGCAAGATCGAGCGCTTCCTGTCGCAGCCGTTCCATGTGGCCGAAGTCTTCACGGGATCGCCGGGCAAGTTCGTCGACCTCGCCGATACCATCAAGGGCTTCCGCGCCATCTGCGAAGGCAAGTACGATCACCTGCCGGAAGCCGCCTTCTATATGGTCGGTACCATCGAAGAAGCCGTCGAGAAGGGCAAGAAGCTCGCGGCTGAAGCGGCCTAA